One Mycobacterium paraseoulense genomic window, GCACGCACGACTACGCGGTGCGTTAGCGCGTCAGCCGGGCGGCCGCGCCCTGGAATTGTGCGGTTCGCGCCGTAGGATTTCTCATATGACGCGGCAGCACAGCACTACCTCGCAGCGCCGTCTCAGCTCCCCGTTGACGGTTGACATCAGCCGGCTCGGGCGTCGCCCCGGGGCGATGGTGACTCTGCGGAAGACCGTGCCCAGCCCCACGCGCATCGGGCTGGACATGATCGCGATCGAGGCGGGCGCTCCATTGGAGCTCGACCTGCAGGTCCAGTCGGTCTCCGAGGGCGTGCTGGTGACGGGGACGGTCGACGCGCCCAGCGTGGGCGAGTGTGCCCGCTGCCTGACCCCCGTCCACGGTCGGGTGCAGGTCCAGCTGACCGAATTGTTCGCCTACCCCGACAGCACCACCGAGGCGACCACCGAGGAGGACGAGGTCGGTCACATCGTTGACGACACCTTCGACCTCGAGCAGTCGATCGTCGACGCCGTGGGACTCGAGCTGCCGTTCTCGCCCGTCTGCACGCCCGATTGCCCGGGCCTGTGTCCCGAATGCGGCGTGCCCCTCGCCGCCGAGCCCGGCCACCACCATGACCGCATCGACCCGCGGTGGGCGAAACTGGCCGGCATGTTTCCCGAGCCCGACGCGCCGCGGGGTGAGCAGTGACGTCGCGGGAAGACCTGCTCGACGCGCTCGGGGTCGAGCTGCCCGAAGAACTGCTCACGCTGGCCCTGACGCACCGCAGCTACGCCTACGAGCACGGCGGGCTGCCCACCAATGAGCGTCTGGAATTCCTCGGCGACGCCGTGCTGGGCCTGACCGTCACCGACGAGCTCTACCACCGGCATCCCGACCGGTCGGAAGGCGACCTCGCCAAGCTGCGGGCCAGCGTCGTCAACACCCAGGCGCTGGCCGACGTCGCGCGCAAGCTGTCCGCCGACGGCCTGGGCGCCCACCTGTTTCTCGGGCGCGGGGAAGCCAACACCGGCGGCGCCGACAAGTCGAGCATCCTGGCCGACGGGATGGAATCGCTGCTGGGCGCCATTTACCTGCAGCACGGGATCGACACGGCCCGCGAGGTGATCCTGCGCCTGTTCGGCGCGCTGCTCGACGCCGCGCCGACGCTGGGGGCCGGGCTGGACTGGAAGACCAGCCTGCAGGAGCTGACCGCGGCGCGGGGCATGGGCGCGCCGTCCTACGTCGTCACCTCCACCGGTCCGGACCACGACAAGGAGTTCACCGCCGTCGTCGTGGTGATGGAAACCGAATACGGGTCCGGTGTCGGCCGCTCCAAGAAGGAGGCCGAGCAGAAGGCCGCGGCGGCGACGTGGAAGACGCTGGAATCGCTCGACCCGGCGGGGAAAACGTCCGTCTAGATCTATGGTGATGACCCGCCGCGCCCGGCTTCGCCGCGCTTGCGATCATCACTAGATGCCCGAGCTCCCCGAAGTCGAGGTGGTGCGCCGCGGCTTGCAGGCCCGCGTCGTGGGCAGGACGATCAAGGCCGTCCGGGTGCACCACCCACGCGCGGTGCGCCGGCACGAGGCCGGGCCCGCCGACCTCACGGCCCGGCTGCTCGACGCCCGGATCACCGGCACCGACCGGCGTGGCAAGTACCTGTGGCTGCTGCTCGACACCGGGGCCGCGCCGTCTGAATCGGACACGGCGCTGGTGGTCCACCTCGGTATGAGCGGGCAGATGCTGCTCGGGGAGGTGCCGCGCGCCGACCACGTGCGCATCTCCGCGCTGCTCGACGACGGGACCGTGCTGAGCTTCGCCGATCAGCGCACCTTCGGCGGGTGGATGCTCGCCGATCTGGTGGGCGTGGATGGCAGCGTGGTGCCTACGCCCGTCGCACACCTCGCACGCGACCCGCTGGACCCGCTCTTCGACCGCGACGGCGTCGTGAACGTGTTGCGGCACAAGCATTCCGAGATCAAGCGGCAGCTCCTCGACCAAACCGTGGTGTCGGGCATCGGCAACATCTACGCCGACGAGGCGCTGTGGCGGGCCAAGGTCAACGGCGCCCGGATCGCCGCGACGCTGAGCCGCGGCCGGCTGGGCGCCCTCCTGGACGCGGCGGCCGACGTGATGCGCGATGCGCTGGCGCAGGGCGGGACGTCGTTCGACTCGCTGTATATCAACGTCAACGGGGAATCCGGCTACTTCGACCGGTCGCTGGACGCCTACGGCCGCGACGGGCAGAGCTGCCGTCGCTGCGGCGCGGTGATGCGCCGGGAGAAGTTCATGAACCGGTCGTCGTTCTACTGCCCGAAATGTCAGCCGAGGCCACGGCCTTGAGCGTGCTCGTGGGGTTTCGGGTGTGCGCCCACGGCGGCGACACGCCGAGCGGCACCGCCCAGGACGCACACTCGAAGGCGGTTGCGGAACCGATTCCGAAGAAGGTGAGGTTACCCTCACCTTTCATCGTTATCCTGGGTGGCATGGTGAACCTGTGGCGTCGGGGCGGCTAGTGCGGAAGTCACTTCACGCACCGGGCCCGCCGACCGTGCTGGCTCAGCTCGCGCCGGGCCAGCGGGCAACGATTGTGGGCGTGACGCCGGCGGCGTCACCCGTGGTCGCGGGCCGGCTGCGGCAGCTGGGATTCCGGCCGGCGTCCCGCGTCGAGGTGATCCGGCGCGCCCCGATGGGCGACCCGACCATCTACCGGGTTCAAGACACCGAACTGTGCCTGCGGCGGCGTGAGGCGCGACTGATCGAAGTCGATCCGGGCAGCCCCGCATGACGGCCTGCCACGAGGAGGGCGGTGCCGCGGTCGCGGTCGCGGGCGTGGCACGCGTCGCTCTGGTGGGCAGCCCCAACGCGGGCAAGACGTCGGTGTTCAACCACCTGACCGGGCTGCGCGCCAAGACCGGCAACTATCCGGGTGTCACCGTCGGGCGCAGCGTCGGCATCACGAAGGTGGACGGCCTCGAGATCGCCGTCGAGGATCTGCCGGGCACCTACAGCCTCGAGCCCATCAGCCCGGACGAACGGGTCGTGTCCGATCTGCTGGCGGGCAACATGGCCGACGCCGACCCACCCGACGCGATTGTCCTGGTAGCCGACGCCACCACACTGCACCGTTCGATCACGCTCGTGGCGCAGGTGCTGCGGCTCGACGTTCCGTGCCTGTTGGCGCTGACCATGACCGACGAGTTGACCGCGCGCGGGGGCGGCATCTCCGTCGACGCCCTGGCGACGGCGCTGGGCATTCCGGTGATCCCTTTGATCGCGCACCGGGGGGCTGGGATCGACACGCTGCGCGCCCAACTGGTGTCCTTCGACCGGTGGTCACGCCCCCCGATCCTGCCCCCGCGTCACGACGACGCGATCGACGCCTGGGGCAAGTCCGTGCTGGATGCGGCCGGATACGTTGCGCCGCGGCCGGATCGGCGCACGCGGGGGATCGACGCGATCGTCCTGCATCCGTTGTGGGGAACCGTGATCTTCTTCGCGGTGATGTTCTGCTTCTTTCAGGTCGTCTTCACGGTCGCCGCGCCCCTGCAGGACCGCGTGAGTCAAGGGCTCGGCTGGCTGGGCGCACTGGTCAGCGATCACGTGGGCAACTATGTGGTGCGCGGCCTGCTCGGCCAGGGCCTCATCGGGGGCGTGGGCACGGTGCTTCAGTTCATCCCGCAGATCGTGTTGCTGTTCCTCTTGATCGCGTTGTTGGAGAACGTCGGCTACATGGCGCGGGCCGCGTTCTTGATGGACCGGGTGATGGCCGCGACGGGATTGGAGGGTCGCGCCTTCGTCGCGATGCTTTCGTCGTTTGCGTGCGCGATCCCGGGCATCATGGCCACCCGGACGCTGCCGTCATCGCGCGACCGGATCGCCACCATCATCACGGCGCCGCTGATGACGTGCTCGGCCCGGCTTCCGGTGTTCACCCTGCTGGTTGGGCTGCTGGTTTCGCCGCAGACCCAGTGGTGGGGCCTGAGCGCGCAGGGCGTCGCGATGTTCCTGCTGTATCTGTGCGGCGGCACCTCCGCGCTGATCGCCGCGTCGCTGTTCAAGTCGACGATCCTGCGCAGCGACCTGCTGCCGTTCACGATGGAGCTTCCGCCGTACCGCTTCCCGTCGGTCAGAAACGTCGTCATCACGATGTGGGATTCGGCCAAGGTGTTCTTGCGCAAGGCCGGAACCATCATCCTGGGCACGTCGGTGGTGTTGTGGGTGCTGCTGAATCTGCCCGCGCGCCAAGCGGAAACCGCGCACATGTCGGCGACGGAGACCACCGCCTACGTGATGGACCACAGTTACGCCGCCGACGTCGG contains:
- a CDS encoding YceD family protein codes for the protein MTRQHSTTSQRRLSSPLTVDISRLGRRPGAMVTLRKTVPSPTRIGLDMIAIEAGAPLELDLQVQSVSEGVLVTGTVDAPSVGECARCLTPVHGRVQVQLTELFAYPDSTTEATTEEDEVGHIVDDTFDLEQSIVDAVGLELPFSPVCTPDCPGLCPECGVPLAAEPGHHHDRIDPRWAKLAGMFPEPDAPRGEQ
- the rnc gene encoding ribonuclease III, whose translation is MTSREDLLDALGVELPEELLTLALTHRSYAYEHGGLPTNERLEFLGDAVLGLTVTDELYHRHPDRSEGDLAKLRASVVNTQALADVARKLSADGLGAHLFLGRGEANTGGADKSSILADGMESLLGAIYLQHGIDTAREVILRLFGALLDAAPTLGAGLDWKTSLQELTAARGMGAPSYVVTSTGPDHDKEFTAVVVVMETEYGSGVGRSKKEAEQKAAAATWKTLESLDPAGKTSV
- the mutM gene encoding DNA-formamidopyrimidine glycosylase; protein product: MPELPEVEVVRRGLQARVVGRTIKAVRVHHPRAVRRHEAGPADLTARLLDARITGTDRRGKYLWLLLDTGAAPSESDTALVVHLGMSGQMLLGEVPRADHVRISALLDDGTVLSFADQRTFGGWMLADLVGVDGSVVPTPVAHLARDPLDPLFDRDGVVNVLRHKHSEIKRQLLDQTVVSGIGNIYADEALWRAKVNGARIAATLSRGRLGALLDAAADVMRDALAQGGTSFDSLYINVNGESGYFDRSLDAYGRDGQSCRRCGAVMRREKFMNRSSFYCPKCQPRPRP
- a CDS encoding FeoA family protein, with amino-acid sequence MRKSLHAPGPPTVLAQLAPGQRATIVGVTPAASPVVAGRLRQLGFRPASRVEVIRRAPMGDPTIYRVQDTELCLRRREARLIEVDPGSPA
- the feoB gene encoding ferrous iron transporter B; its protein translation is MTACHEEGGAAVAVAGVARVALVGSPNAGKTSVFNHLTGLRAKTGNYPGVTVGRSVGITKVDGLEIAVEDLPGTYSLEPISPDERVVSDLLAGNMADADPPDAIVLVADATTLHRSITLVAQVLRLDVPCLLALTMTDELTARGGGISVDALATALGIPVIPLIAHRGAGIDTLRAQLVSFDRWSRPPILPPRHDDAIDAWGKSVLDAAGYVAPRPDRRTRGIDAIVLHPLWGTVIFFAVMFCFFQVVFTVAAPLQDRVSQGLGWLGALVSDHVGNYVVRGLLGQGLIGGVGTVLQFIPQIVLLFLLIALLENVGYMARAAFLMDRVMAATGLEGRAFVAMLSSFACAIPGIMATRTLPSSRDRIATIITAPLMTCSARLPVFTLLVGLLVSPQTQWWGLSAQGVAMFLLYLCGGTSALIAASLFKSTILRSDLLPFTMELPPYRFPSVRNVVITMWDSAKVFLRKAGTIILGTSVVLWVLLNLPARQAETAHMSATETTAYVMDHSYAADVGKAIGPVFKPLGFDWHINVALLGSFSAREVFVSTLGQVSAATNPEDPHEALVSMADEDGHKVFTSSTVIALMAYFIFALQCMSTVAVMRRETNSWRWPAFAWCYMFILAWTMAFAARSIAIGVGA